Part of the Olsenella profusa DSM 13989 genome, GGGCGTTCTTGATGGCCATGGAGCCGGCAACCTGGAAGGCCTGTTCGGAGGAGTCGACCTCGTGGTAGGAACCATCGACCAGGGTCACCTTGATGTCCTGGACGGGATAGCCGGCGATGACGCCTGACTCGAGCGCACCCTGGATGCCCTTGTCCACCGAGGGGATGTACTCCTTGGGGATGGAACCACCCACCGTGGCATTCACGAACTCGTAGCCAAAGCCGGGCTCCATGGGTTCCACGTCGATGATGGCATCACCGTACTGGCCGCGACCACCGGACTGGCGGACGAACTTGCCCTGCACGTGCTGCACGGCATGACCGGCGGTCTCGCGGTAGGCGACCTGGGGCTTGCCCACGTTGCACTCGACCTTGAACTCGCGGCGCAGACGGTCGACGATGATCTCCAGGTGCAGCTCACCCATGCCGGCGATGATGGTCTGGCCGGTCTCGTGGTCGGTGTGCACGCGGAAGGTGGGATCCTCCTCGGCGAGCTTGGCGAGGCCCACGGACATCTTGTCCTGTTCGGCCTTGCTCTTGGGCTCCACGGCCACGTCGATGACGGGGTCGGCAAAGTCGATGGACTCGAGTACGATGGGGTGCTTCTCGTCGCAGAGGGTGTCGCCGGTCGAGGTGTTCTTGAGGCCCACGCAGGCGACGATGTCGCCGGCGGAGCAGTTCTCGCGGTCGACGCGGTCGTTGGCGTTCATCTCGAGAATGCGACCCAGACGCTCGCGGTTGTCCTTGAGGGAGTTGTAGACGTAGCTGCCCGCATCCGCCTGACCGGAGTATACGCGGATGTAGGTGAGCTTGCCCACGAAGGGGTCAGTCATGATCTTGAAGGCCAGGGCACTGAAGGGCTCCTTGGGATCGGAATGACGCACCTCGGTCTCACCCTTGGGGTTGGTGCCGTCGATCTCCTTGACGTCCAGCGGGCTGGGAAGGTAGTCGATGACGGCATCGAGCAGCTCCTGGATGCCCTTGTTCTTGTAGGCGGAGCCCACGAAGACGGGATTGAGCTCGTTGGCAAGCACACCGGTGCGGATGGCGCCCTTGAGCAGATCCACGGGAACCTCCTCGTCCATGAGCACCTTCTCCATGAGTTCGTCGGAGTAGTTTGAGGCGGCGTCGAGCAGCTCCTCGCGCTTCTGCTGGGCAATCTCGGCGAACTCGTCGGGAATCCCTTCCATGGGCTCGGGGTAGATCATGCCCTTCTCATCTTCCTTGAAGTCCCACGCGGTCATGGTGACGAGGTCGATGAGGCCCCAGAAGTTGGACTCGGAACCCATGGGAACCTGGGTGGCCACGGCCACGGCACCGAGGCGGTCCTTCATGGTGTCGATGGCATGCCAGAAGTCCGCACCAACGCGATCGAACTTATTGATGAAGGCGATGCGCGGCACGTCATAGTTGGCAGCTTGGCGCCAGACGGTCTCGGACTGGGGCTGGACGCCCGCGACGGCATCGAAGACGGCAACGGCGCCGTCGAGGACGCGCAGGGAACGCTCGACCTCGGCCGTGAAGTCCACGTGGCCCGGGGTGTCGATGATCTGGATGACGTGATCCTTCCAGAAGCAGGTGGTTGCGGCGGAGGTGATGGTCACGCCACGCTCCTGCTCCTGAACCATCCAGTCCATGGTGGCGGCACCGTCGTGGACCTCACCTATCTTGTGGGTCTTGCCGGTGTAGTAGAGGATGCGCTCCGTCGTGGTGGTCTTGCCGGCGTCGATGTGCGCCATGATGCCGATGTTTCGGAGGTCCTCGAGCTTGTACTTAGCCTTTGCCATGTGTTGTCTGCTCCCCCGTGCCTAGAACCGATAGTGCGAGAACGCGCGGTT contains:
- the fusA gene encoding elongation factor G translates to MAKAKYKLEDLRNIGIMAHIDAGKTTTTERILYYTGKTHKIGEVHDGAATMDWMVQEQERGVTITSAATTCFWKDHVIQIIDTPGHVDFTAEVERSLRVLDGAVAVFDAVAGVQPQSETVWRQAANYDVPRIAFINKFDRVGADFWHAIDTMKDRLGAVAVATQVPMGSESNFWGLIDLVTMTAWDFKEDEKGMIYPEPMEGIPDEFAEIAQQKREELLDAASNYSDELMEKVLMDEEVPVDLLKGAIRTGVLANELNPVFVGSAYKNKGIQELLDAVIDYLPSPLDVKEIDGTNPKGETEVRHSDPKEPFSALAFKIMTDPFVGKLTYIRVYSGQADAGSYVYNSLKDNRERLGRILEMNANDRVDRENCSAGDIVACVGLKNTSTGDTLCDEKHPIVLESIDFADPVIDVAVEPKSKAEQDKMSVGLAKLAEEDPTFRVHTDHETGQTIIAGMGELHLEIIVDRLRREFKVECNVGKPQVAYRETAGHAVQHVQGKFVRQSGGRGQYGDAIIDVEPMEPGFGYEFVNATVGGSIPKEYIPSVDKGIQGALESGVIAGYPVQDIKVTLVDGSYHEVDSSEQAFQVAGSMAIKNALQQSNPVLLEPIEQVEVETPEQYMGDVMGNLSGRRGKIEGMEDRTNTKVIRAKVPLGEMFGYATDLRSQTQGRASYTMQFDSYEPVPKNIREEIVSKNGGNAS